A DNA window from Arachis hypogaea cultivar Tifrunner chromosome 18, arahy.Tifrunner.gnm2.J5K5, whole genome shotgun sequence contains the following coding sequences:
- the LOC112773270 gene encoding B3 domain-containing transcription factor VRN1: MSSHHHQCQNNIMLHFRFFKAILKTNLQRIKIPNKFSRRHGSALSNPVFLKPPDGTLWKVYWTKKNSDEVWFVKGWKEFTKNYSLNEGHLVVFKYEETSQFDVIILEINDLEIDYSKYETVNRKGKCDQRDEKTVGILKEIPVKNNDAGKRLTLFSPQPHMKVRGESSIRRRTSSLNWPKELKAQEIAQKFISYNPFFTLFIKPSYLTEYQVNVPTLKGYIEDKVKDVALKVGERQWQVKLLPCRNSARRLSGGWSLFVHENGLQAEDVCVFELINMEDSVFKVHVFKR; this comes from the exons ATGTCTTCTCATCACCATCAATGCCAGAACAACATTATGTTGCATTTCCGTTTCTTCAAGGCTATACTCAAAACTAATCTTCAAAGGATT AAAATACCCAATAAGTTTTCAAGGAGACATGGAAGCGCTCTTTCAAATCCAGTGTTTCTTAAGCCTCCAGATGGCACTCTATGGAAAGTGTATTGGACAAAAAAGAATAGTGATGAAGTTTGGTTTGTAAAAGGATGGAAGGAATTTACCAAAAACTACTCTCTTAATGAAGGACATTTAGTTGTGTTTAAATATGAAGAAACTTCTCAGTTTGATGTAATCATACTTGAGATAAATGATCTAGAAATAGATTATTCCAAATATGAGACTGTGAATAGAAAGGGCAAATGTGACCAGAGAGATGAGAAAACAGTTGGAATCTTAAAGGAAATCCCTGTAAAAAATAATGACGCTGGAAAAAGATTGACATTGTTTTCTCCTCAGCCTCATATGAAAGTCAGAG GTGAGAGCTCTATTCGAAGAAGAACATCATCTTTGAATTGGCCAAAGGAACTTAAAGCTCAGGAAATAGCTCAGAAATTCATCTCCTATAACCCTTTCTTCACACTGTTCATAAAGCCAAGTTACCTCACAGAATACCAAGTG AATGTACCGACTTTGAAAGGTTACATTGAGGACAAGGTGAAGGACGTGGCGCTTAAGGTTGGGGAAAGACAATGGCAAGTAAAGTTGCTCCCTTGTCGCAACTCAGCTCGCCGCCTCTCAGGTGGTTGGTCCTTGTTTGTCCATgagaatggattgcaagctgaaGATGTTTGTGTCTTTGAACTGATTAACATGGAAGATTCAGTTTTTAAGGTTCATGTTTTCAAAAGGTAG